CAGATCGCCTGTCCCGTCTATGGGCAGTATCGGCCTTGCGGCAGCGGAGGTCACCTGCGGCGCTGCGGCTGTTCGGCCCGGCATGTCAGGCTGCGCGGGTGAGGAGGTTCTGCGCGGAGTCGGACGCGGGCGACGAGCGCGTCGACCCGGCCCTCCGGCAGGGCCCGGGCCTCGTCCCGGTCCCGGCTCCGCGCCGGAGAGGTGAGGAGACGACCGAGAGCGGAGCCGGTGTGGCCGCCCGCGCCGGACACGGGCGGCCGCACGCTCTTTACTGGCAGGTGACGGTGACCGGCGCGCGGACGCTGTGCGGGGGCAGGGTGACCGTGAGCGTCCCGGTGGCGCTGTTCCAGTGGTAGCCGGACGCGGCCAGCCGGACGCCGGAGGCGGTGACCTTCGTGGGCGGGTGGGACATCCCCAGCAGGGACAGCGTCCACTGCCGGTTCTTCACCTGGCCGGGGAAGGAGCCCCGCGCCGGGCCGATCGACACGGTGTGGCGCGAGCCGCTGCGGCCGTACCGGATGGTGGTCGTGGCGCTGTGTCCCTTCTGCGTGGTGGTCCCGTCGTCCTCGTACAGGCGGTACGACCCCGGCGCGCCGGTGGCGACGGTCAGGGTGACGCCGGTCAGCTCGGTCCTGTCACTGGCGACGTCGTGGGTGCGGGCCGGCAGGATGCCGCCGGCCCTGACGAACACGGGCATGGTGTCCAGGCCCGTGGTGACGTCCTGGGTGGTGCCGCCCTGGTAGGTCCTGCCGGTGAAGTAGTCGGTCCACTGCCCGGGCGGGAACCACACCGAGGTGGTCGCGGTCGTCCCCGGCGTCGTCACCGGGGCGACCAGGACGTCCGGGCCGTAGAAGTACTCGCTGCCCGCCGTGGCGTACGCCTGGGCCTGCTCCGGATACTCCAGGTAGGTGGGGCGGACGATCGGCACGCCGGTGCGGTTCGCCTCCTCGGCCAGCGAGTAGGTGTACGGCACCAGGTTCTCGCGGAGGTTGAGGAACCGGTCGGCGGACCTGCGTGCCTCTGCGCCGTACTGCCAGGGCAGCCGGTCGCTGTGGTTGCTGTGCAGGCGGTCGACCGGCTGGAAGGCGCCGAACTGCACCCAGCGGGCGTACATGTCGTCGGGCAGCTTGTGCGTGGTGCGGGTCTGCCCGCCGTCGGTGTAGGTCTCCGAACCGGTCAGTCCCGTCGTGTCGTTGTGGCCGCCGATGTCGTGGGTGATGGCGGCCATGCCGGTCGCCGCTGACTCGCCCGGGGTGTAGCCGACCTCCAGTTTCAGGGCTCCCCAGGTGGAGGAGGTGTCTCCGGTGAAGTGCACGGTGGTGCGCTTGTCCGCCCAGGGGCCGGTCGGCAGCGCCTGCTGGCCGCTGTATCCGCCGGCCTGCAGGGAGCCGTAGGCACGCGAGAGGACGAAGCCGCGGCCGAGGGTCCTGCCGGGGAGCGTGGCGTACTGCTGGTTGATCCAGGCGTCCGGCGTCACGCCCGGCAGCGAGGACTGCGAGGAGTCGCAGCACCAGTCGAGCCACCAGAAGTCGTTGCCCTGCTCGTCCATGGTGCGGTGCAGGTCCAGATAGGCCTTGAGCTGGTCGGGGTCGCCGAAGTCGAAGGTGTAGCAGTTGTTCTCCACCGAGGCGCCCGCGGCGCAACCCCCCTTCGTCAGCTTGCCCTTGGCCGTGGCCTGCGCCTGGGCGAACTGGGGGTCGGAGGCGAGGATGCTCGGGTGCACGTTGAGTGTGTTGTGCAGCCCCTGCGCGGCCGACCAGTCGAAGAACCCCTTCGGATCGGGGAACTTGACCGGGTCCATCTCCCAGCCGCTCCAGTTGTTCACGGCCTTGAAGTCCGTGTCGGTCACCAGCACGTCCAGCGGGACGCCTTCGGACCGGAAGGCGGGGAGAATGGTGTTCTCGTAGTCGGCCGCGGTGCGGTCGATGTACTCCGAGTACCACACGCCGTACGCCCAGGAGGGCAGGAGCGCGGGCGGACCGGTCAGGGTGGCGAGGTCGGTGAGGCCCTGCTTGTAGTCGTGGCCGAAACCGAAGAGGTAGCCGTCCTGGTACGGCTCGCCGCCGTGCGAGGGACGCGGTGTCACCTTCTGCGCCGCGGTGTCGTACAGCGCCGACGGGGTGTCGTCCAGCAGGTACCAGCCGTCCTTGTGGAGCAGGCCGGGGGTGGTCGCGGGGGCGGCGCCGTTGCCGGTCACCCCGTCCAGGCCGCGGCGGTAGCCGCCGAGCGCGAGGTGCGGCTGCGGGGCCGCGGCGCCGGCGGGGGTCACGGAGACGGTGTCCAGGTTGACGTGGCAGCTCGTCGTGCCGGGGCAGCCGAGGGTGATGTCGTCCTCGCCCGCCTTCAGGGTCACCGGCACGGAGGCGGTCTGCCAGTCGTCCCAGTCCTTCGTCGCCGGCAGGGTCAGTGTGCCGGTGGTGCCGCCCGCGGTCACCGACGCGGTGCGGGTCTGGTGCAGGCCGTCGCCGCCGGTGCCGTTGGCGTAGCGCACCCGCAGGGTGTAGGTGCCGTCGGCGGGCACCCCGACCAGATGGGTGGTCAGGCCCGCTCCCTGGTTGAGCTCGGCCACGAAGCCGTTGCCCGCGTAGCCCTGGTGGTCGGTGGCGCTGGTCGCGGTGCCGGCGATCCGGCCGGCCTCCGCCTCGCAGCTCACCCCCAGCAGGCAGTCGGTGATCGCCGTGCGGGACACCGGCGGGTACGGCTCGCCGGGGTGCACCAGCGCGACGCTGTCGACGTTGACGTTCCCGCTGTCCGAGGCGCTGCGGGTCAGCGCGATCGTGTGGTGGCCCGCGCCGAGCGCGACGCTCGCGGTGGCGAGCTTCCAGGTGTCCCAGCTGCCCGTGGTGGGCAGGGTCACCGTCTGCCGGGCGCCGCCGTCGACCGACAGGGTCAGCGTCCGGGTCTCGTCCTTGCCGTCGCCGCCGACGGAGTTGGCGTACCGCAGGGCGAAGTCGTAGGTCCCCGCGTCCTTGACATCGATGTCGGCGGACGCCGAGCTGCCCATCGCCGTGAACCCCGCGGCGAAGCCGGCGCCGGTGTGGCCGGCGTGGTCGGAGGCCACGGACACGCCGTCGAGCCGGAGGTTCTCCGCCTCGCACAGCTCGCCCGGCCCGCAGGTCAGCCGCTGCCAGGGGGCGGCGGTCACCGGGGCGTCGCCCGCCTTCAGGCGCACCGAGAGGTTCCGGGCGTCGAACGGCCCCGAGCCGACCCGGTAGCGCAGGGTCAGCGCGCTCGTGGTGATGGTCAGCCAGCCGTCGGAGGTCTCGGCGGTGTAGGAGGCCGGGGCGAAGCCGTCGCGGCCTGTCGCGTTGAACGTGGGGTCGTCGGTGAACCGGTGGTCGCCCGCGTATTCGGTGCGGATCAGCGTCGGCGAGAGAACCTCGAAGCGGGCGTCGCCGGAGGTGACGGCCGGAACGCGGTGGCCCTGCCGCGCCTCGCCGGCCGCGGCGGGGCCGGCGCCCGCCGGCGTCATGGCGGCGGCCACGGCCAGCGCCGCGGCCGCGCCCAGCTGACGCCGCAGTGTTCCGCGCCGTCGTCTCCTCGAGGGGACTGTCATGTCAACTCCGTTCATTCATCGGTCGGTTGACTGGTGGCTGCCGTGCTGTCCGGGGCGTCGCAGGACGTCCCCGGCGCCGCCGCGGCACCAGAGGGCGGCTCAGGCCGTCAGGTGCGGAAAGCGGAACTCGGTGCGGCTGCGGTACTCCTGGCCCGGGCGCAGGACCGTGCTCGGGTACTCCGGCCGGTTCGGCGAGTCGGGGAAGTGCTGGGTCTCCAGGCACACGGCGCCATGGCGCTCGTAGCGTCCGGCGCCGGTTCCCGCGAGCGATCCGTCGAGGGCGTTGCCGGTGTACACCTGGATGCCCGGCTCGGTGGTCCACACCTCCATCCGCCGGCCGCTGCCGGGGTCGGCCAGGCGGGCGGCGCGGCGCAACGCGCCCGGGATCGCGGCGGGGGCGAGCACCCAGCAGTGGTCGTACCCGCCGGCCTCGGCCAGCTGCGGGTCCTCCTCGGCGATCCGGTCCCCGATCGGGCGGGCGGTACGGAAGTCGAAGGCGGTGCCCGCGGTGGGCGCGGGCGGGCCGAGCGGGATCGCCTCGGCGGTCACCGGCAGGTACGCGTCCGAGTCCAGCTGAAGGGTGTGACCGAGCACGTCGCCGTGGCCGGCGCCGGCGAGGTTGAAGTAGGAGTGGTTGGTGAGGTTCACCACGGTCGCGCGGTCGGTGCGGGCCCGGTACTCGACGGCGAGGGTGCCGCGGCGGTCCAGGCTGTAGGTGACCTCGACGTCGAGGGCGCCGGGAAAGCCCATGTCGCCGTCGGGGCTGCGCAGGCGCAGGCTCAGCGCGGCCGGCCCGGCGCCGCCGCCGGAGGCCGGGCCGCCCTTCCAGACCCGCCGGTGGAAGCCGTCGGGGCCGCCGTGCAGCGCGTGGCCGCGGTCGGTTGCGGGCACGCGATGGGTGTGTCCGTCGAGGGTGAACTCACCGCCGGCGATGCGGTTGGCGTACCGGCCGACGAGCGCGCCGAGGTAGGGATGGGCGGCGCGGTAGGCGGCCATGCCGGGCAGGCCGAGCACGATGTCGCCGACGTCACCGGCGGGGTCCGGCACCCGCAGGCCGGCCACGATGCCTCCGAAGGTGAGCACGTCCGCGCTGACGCCGCTGGGGGAGTCCAGCCGCCAGCGGTGCACCGCCGTGCCGTCGGGCGCGGTGCCGTACGGTGAGCCGGTCACGGTGCAGTGAGGTGTCGACATCCTCGTCCTCGGTCGTCGGAGGTGTACGGCGGCGCGCGGACGGTGTCCGGTCAGGCCCTGCGGACCGCGGTGGACTCGCGCACGATCAGCCGGTAGCCGGGCTGGATCAGGCGGGGCGCCGGCGGCGTGTCCGTTCCCCGGGCGGCGATGCGCTCCACCAGACAGTCGACGGCGAGGCGGGCGAGTCCGGCCTTGTCGGGTGCGACGGTGCTCAGCGAGACCGCTCCGAAGCGGCCCTCCTCGATGTCGTCGAAGCCGACGACCGCGATGTCGTCGGGCACCCGCAGTCCGCGTTCGACCAGGGTGCGCATGGCGCCGAGCGCGATCAGGTCGTTGTAGGCGAAGACGGCGTCGGGACGCTGGTCCCGGTCCAGCAGGAAGGCCATCGCGGCGGCGCCGTCGGCCCGGTCGTAGCCCTCGGTGGCCACCACCAGGGACTCGTCGGGGACCAGGCCGGCCGCGGTGATGGCCTCCCGCCAGCCGCGCAGGCGCAGGTGGGCGGGCTGGCGGGCGCTCTCGCGGCGCGCTCCGAGAAAGGCCACCCGGCGCCGGCCGAGGTCGAGCAGATGGCGCACCGCGATCCGGGCCGCGCCCACGTTGTCGATCATGATGTGGTCGTGCGGGCCCTCGTACTCGCGCTCGCCCAGCAGCACCATGGGCGGACCCTCGGGCCGGTCCAGCAGGTCCGTGTGCTCCAGCTGGATCGGGCTGAGGATCAGGCCGTCGATGACGTGCGAGCGGAAGCCCTGCGAGACCAGCAGCTCCCTCTCCCGAAGCCCGGCGGTGTGGTCGAGCAGCACCGTGAGGTCGTGCCGGGCGGCGGCGTCGATGACCGCCCCGGCCACCTCCGCGAAGTAGGGGTTGCCCAGTTCCGGAATGGCCAGGGTGATCAGACCGGTACGGCCCTTGCGCAGGTGACGCGCCGTCAGGTTGGGCCGGTAGCCCAGCTCGTCGATGGCACGCTGGACCCGCTCTCGGGTGCGGGGGGTCACGTGCGGGTAGTCGTTGACGACGTTCGAGACGGTCTTCACCGACACGCCGGCGCGCAGCGCGACGTCCTTCAGGCTGACGCCCACGGCGATCCTTTCTCGAAAAGGGGAGGGGTGGTTGCGGCCGTACGCCGGTCGGCCGTGCCGGGCCGGACGCGGCTGCTCATTCCAGCTGCTGGGTGCGGCTGAGCAGGGCCTGCATCAGGACTACCACGGCCAGAAAGGCGCCGTTGACCGTATCGGTGAAGGCGGAGCCGTACTGCGAGAAGTAGTGGTCGATGAGGTTGTGGATGACCGCGAGCAGCAGCACGCCGCCGACGGTTCCGCCGACCGAGCCGCTGCCTCCGGTGAGCAGGGTGCCGCCGATGACCACCGAGGCGATGGCGGTCAGTTCGTAGCCGACGCCGATCGTGGTCACACCGGAGCCCAGACGCGCGCCGCCGAGTGCGCCGGCCGCCGCGGCCAGGGTGCCCGAGAGCACGTAGACCAGCACCTTGGCGCGGGCCACCGGCAGCCCGAGCAGCAGTGCCGCGTTCTCGTTGCCGCCGATCGCGGTGAGGGTGGCGCCGAAGCCGGTCCGGGTCAGCAGCAGCGCGCCCAGGGCGAAGAAGACGGCCACGATCAGCACCGGGGTCCAGGTGCCCGCGCCGAGGGAGCGGAAAGCGGAGTGCTGCGGCACCAGATAGGTGGTCGCGCCCTCGTCGGTGACGGCCTGCATCAGGCCGCGCAGTCCGAGCAGCCCGACCAGGCTGACGATGAACGGGGCCATACGGGCCCGGGCGACGAGCAGTCCCTGCACGGCCCCCCAGGCGGCGCCGACGGCCAGGGGCAGCAGGATCGCCTGCCAGGTGCCGTGGGTGGAACCGTAGGCCCCGAGCACTCCGCCGAGCGCGTACATGGAGCCGACGGACAGGTCGATGCCGCCCGTGATGATGACGAAGGTCATGCCGAGGGCCAGCAGCCACACGAAGGCGTTGTTGCCCAGGATGCTGCTGACGTTGGACCAGGTCGGGAAGGTGGACGAGGTCGCGGAGGCGATGGCGACCACCAGCACCAGCACGGCCAGGGCGCCGCGCCGCTGGATCTGCGGGGCGATCCGCTCGCCGAGGGTGAGGCGCGGTGCGTCCGCTGCCGTCCGCGCGGCGGCCGGGACGGTGGAGGTCATCGGGTACCACGCTCCTGGGAGGCGTACACGGCGCAGCAGATGATGGCCGCCTCGACGATCTGGGTGTACGACGTGTGCACGTTGTGCTGGGTGAGCACCGCGGTGATCAGCTGCATGAACAGCGCTCCCGCGACGGTGCCGAGCACCCGCACCCGGCCCCCCGACAGCGGGGTGCCGCCGACGACGACCGCGGTGATGGCGTTGAGCTCCATGTTCAGGCCCTGGTTGGCCGGATCGGCCTCGGCGCCGTGGCCGACGATGAGCACACCGGCCAGCGCGGCCAGCACCCCCGAGACCACGTACACGGTGATCAGCACCCGCCGCACGGGGAGCCCGGACAGCCACGCGGCCTGCCGGTTGTCGCCGACGGCCACCAACTGCCTGCCGAAGGTGGTACGGCGCACCAGCAGACCGGTGAGCAGCGCGCACACCGCGGCGATCCACGCCATCTCGGGCAGCCCGCCGACGACGCGCGAGCCGAGGCCGAGGACGCCGGACTGGGTGACGGGCTTGGCGGAGTTGCCGTTGATGATCTCGGCCAGGCCCCGCACGCCGATCATCAGCGACAGGGTGGCCACGATGGGCTGGATGCGGGCGAACGCGACCATCGCGCCGCCGACGGCGCCCGAGGCCGCGCCGATCAGGAGGGCGACGAGGAGGACCCCGCCCAGTCCGTACCCGGCGTACAGCGGCACGACGGAGGCGGCCAGCGCGATGACGGCGCCGACCGACAGGTCGATGCCCTCGGTGCCGATGACCAGAGCCATGCCGAGCGCGACGAGCAGCGTGGGCGCGAGCTGGAAGAGCTGGACGCGGAGGTTGCTCATCTCGACGAACGACGTGTCCAGGCCGACGGCCACGAGGAACAGCACGATCAGGGCGGCGTAGACGCCGTACTCCTGCAACAGGCGCAACAGGCGGGCCCGGTCGGCCACCGGACCGCTCCACGCGAGAGACGTCATCGCTGCTTCTCCTCGACCGGTGCCGGTTCGGCCGCCGCGGCCCGGTCCGCGGCGGCCGCCTCATCGGCTGCGGGCGGCTCACTGGACGCATCCTCGCCCGCCGCGGGGCCGCCGGCTTCCTTCCCGGCGGCGGGTGCCCGGGCGGCTTCCTCCGACGCGGTGGCCAGCGTGCCGAGCAGGCCCTCCTCGGTGACCTCCCCCTCGGCCAGGTGCCCGACGACGTGGCCGTCCTTGAGGACCACCACACGGTCGGAGCCCTCGATCAGCTCCTCCAGGTCGGAGGAGATCAGCAGCACGCCGAGGCCGTCGCCGGCGAGTTCGTCGATCAGCGCCTGCACCTCGGTCTTGGCGCCGACGTCGATCCCCCGGGTCGGCTCGTCGAGCAGCAGCACCTTGGGGTTCAGGCACAGCCAGCGGGCGAGCAGCACCTTCTGCTGGTTGCCGCCGGACAGGT
This genomic interval from Streptomyces sp. NBC_00557 contains the following:
- a CDS encoding TIM-barrel domain-containing protein, translated to MTPAGAGPAAAGEARQGHRVPAVTSGDARFEVLSPTLIRTEYAGDHRFTDDPTFNATGRDGFAPASYTAETSDGWLTITTSALTLRYRVGSGPFDARNLSVRLKAGDAPVTAAPWQRLTCGPGELCEAENLRLDGVSVASDHAGHTGAGFAAGFTAMGSSASADIDVKDAGTYDFALRYANSVGGDGKDETRTLTLSVDGGARQTVTLPTTGSWDTWKLATASVALGAGHHTIALTRSASDSGNVNVDSVALVHPGEPYPPVSRTAITDCLLGVSCEAEAGRIAGTATSATDHQGYAGNGFVAELNQGAGLTTHLVGVPADGTYTLRVRYANGTGGDGLHQTRTASVTAGGTTGTLTLPATKDWDDWQTASVPVTLKAGEDDITLGCPGTTSCHVNLDTVSVTPAGAAAPQPHLALGGYRRGLDGVTGNGAAPATTPGLLHKDGWYLLDDTPSALYDTAAQKVTPRPSHGGEPYQDGYLFGFGHDYKQGLTDLATLTGPPALLPSWAYGVWYSEYIDRTAADYENTILPAFRSEGVPLDVLVTDTDFKAVNNWSGWEMDPVKFPDPKGFFDWSAAQGLHNTLNVHPSILASDPQFAQAQATAKGKLTKGGCAAGASVENNCYTFDFGDPDQLKAYLDLHRTMDEQGNDFWWLDWCCDSSQSSLPGVTPDAWINQQYATLPGRTLGRGFVLSRAYGSLQAGGYSGQQALPTGPWADKRTTVHFTGDTSSTWGALKLEVGYTPGESAATGMAAITHDIGGHNDTTGLTGSETYTDGGQTRTTHKLPDDMYARWVQFGAFQPVDRLHSNHSDRLPWQYGAEARRSADRFLNLRENLVPYTYSLAEEANRTGVPIVRPTYLEYPEQAQAYATAGSEYFYGPDVLVAPVTTPGTTATTSVWFPPGQWTDYFTGRTYQGGTTQDVTTGLDTMPVFVRAGGILPARTHDVASDRTELTGVTLTVATGAPGSYRLYEDDGTTTQKGHSATTTIRYGRSGSRHTVSIGPARGSFPGQVKNRQWTLSLLGMSHPPTKVTASGVRLAASGYHWNSATGTLTVTLPPHSVRAPVTVTCQ
- a CDS encoding aldose epimerase family protein; translation: MSTPHCTVTGSPYGTAPDGTAVHRWRLDSPSGVSADVLTFGGIVAGLRVPDPAGDVGDIVLGLPGMAAYRAAHPYLGALVGRYANRIAGGEFTLDGHTHRVPATDRGHALHGGPDGFHRRVWKGGPASGGGAGPAALSLRLRSPDGDMGFPGALDVEVTYSLDRRGTLAVEYRARTDRATVVNLTNHSYFNLAGAGHGDVLGHTLQLDSDAYLPVTAEAIPLGPPAPTAGTAFDFRTARPIGDRIAEEDPQLAEAGGYDHCWVLAPAAIPGALRRAARLADPGSGRRMEVWTTEPGIQVYTGNALDGSLAGTGAGRYERHGAVCLETQHFPDSPNRPEYPSTVLRPGQEYRSRTEFRFPHLTA
- a CDS encoding LacI family DNA-binding transcriptional regulator, with the translated sequence MGVSLKDVALRAGVSVKTVSNVVNDYPHVTPRTRERVQRAIDELGYRPNLTARHLRKGRTGLITLAIPELGNPYFAEVAGAVIDAAARHDLTVLLDHTAGLRERELLVSQGFRSHVIDGLILSPIQLEHTDLLDRPEGPPMVLLGEREYEGPHDHIMIDNVGAARIAVRHLLDLGRRRVAFLGARRESARQPAHLRLRGWREAITAAGLVPDESLVVATEGYDRADGAAAMAFLLDRDQRPDAVFAYNDLIALGAMRTLVERGLRVPDDIAVVGFDDIEEGRFGAVSLSTVAPDKAGLARLAVDCLVERIAARGTDTPPAPRLIQPGYRLIVRESTAVRRA
- a CDS encoding ABC transporter permease, with product MTSTVPAAARTAADAPRLTLGERIAPQIQRRGALAVLVLVVAIASATSSTFPTWSNVSSILGNNAFVWLLALGMTFVIITGGIDLSVGSMYALGGVLGAYGSTHGTWQAILLPLAVGAAWGAVQGLLVARARMAPFIVSLVGLLGLRGLMQAVTDEGATTYLVPQHSAFRSLGAGTWTPVLIVAVFFALGALLLTRTGFGATLTAIGGNENAALLLGLPVARAKVLVYVLSGTLAAAAGALGGARLGSGVTTIGVGYELTAIASVVIGGTLLTGGSGSVGGTVGGVLLLAVIHNLIDHYFSQYGSAFTDTVNGAFLAVVVLMQALLSRTQQLE
- a CDS encoding ABC transporter permease, yielding MTSLAWSGPVADRARLLRLLQEYGVYAALIVLFLVAVGLDTSFVEMSNLRVQLFQLAPTLLVALGMALVIGTEGIDLSVGAVIALAASVVPLYAGYGLGGVLLVALLIGAASGAVGGAMVAFARIQPIVATLSLMIGVRGLAEIINGNSAKPVTQSGVLGLGSRVVGGLPEMAWIAAVCALLTGLLVRRTTFGRQLVAVGDNRQAAWLSGLPVRRVLITVYVVSGVLAALAGVLIVGHGAEADPANQGLNMELNAITAVVVGGTPLSGGRVRVLGTVAGALFMQLITAVLTQHNVHTSYTQIVEAAIICCAVYASQERGTR